A stretch of DNA from Armatimonadota bacterium:
GCCACCTGATCAATGCCGAGCGCCTGGCCATGATGAAACCGAGCGCTTATCTCATCAATACTGCCCGTGGCGCGCTGGTGGATGAGCCGGCCCTGATCGATGCTTTGGAGCGTGGCATCATCGCCGGCGCCGCAACCGATGTGTACGGCGAGGAGCCGCTGCCGGCCGAGTCACCGCTGCGGCAAGCGCCGAATCTCGTATTGACGCCGCACAATGCATTCAACGCGGTCGAAAGCGTAGCGCAGATGAGCATGGCAAGCGTTACGCCGATTCTGGACCTGCTGAACGGCAAACGGCCGGAGTTCACATGCAATCCGGAGGTATGGAGCGCGCCGTCGCTGCGCATGACGGAGCTCGCCTCCGCACGTTGAGGGGGTGGATGGCGGAGCGGAAAGCGGTTGCTCACGCGGCGTGCGCACCGCCGTCCGGATCGGTCGGATCGATCGCGTGCAGCCAACGTGTCCGGTTGGCATACCCGAGGCGACAAGGGCGGACATCCTCGCAACAAAATCCACCGCCGGTTGTCATCCTGAGCGAGGTGAGGGATCTCCCTGCCTCGACACCCGCGACACGCAACCCGATTCAACGGAGCCGGACGCAGGGCGATTTTCAATTGCCCGTCCCTCCAATCCGGCCGCTCCGAAATCGCCGCGGGCTTTCTGCTTCCGGAAGCCCTTGAGCGTCGAGAATCACGCTGGAGGAGCGCGCCGACGGACGCTGGCCCCGTGCAGGCGTCCGCTTCGTCAGTGATGCGCAGGTTGTGCACGTTGTAGCGCCGAAGGTTGGGCGGCAGACCGCTGCCCTCGATAGGTTGCTGAGCGTATGACATGCAAAGAGCCTTCCCGGCCCTGGATCCCAGCCGATGTCGATGCAGTGACCTGTCTCATTCTATATGGACACACAGGGACGTGCGGACGAAGCGCCGGAATCGGTCAACGGCTCCGGTGTAGCCCATACGTCCGATCTCTTCGAGCAGACGCACCGCCGAGAGCCCGCACTCGGTAAAGCGGGCCCGGATGTACGCCTTGTGCGGGTCGATGCGCGGCGCGGGGCCGCAAAAGAGCGTAGGCTCCTTTACTTTGAGCTTGCGATTCACCGTGTTTCGAGCGTCACACGTCAACTGGGCGATCATCCGAATGGAATAGCCCTGTCGATGCATATCTTTGATGTTCATCGATTCCTCCAGGTTGACCATAGCCGGTTCCATTGACTGAATTTGGACCAGCATACAACCGGATGGGGCATCCGATCCCGCCAGAACCCGGAGGGTGGGTCAATTCTAAATGCCTGTTAGTGGGTCACAGCTGAGCGGCTGTTTTCATCCTGCAGCATCGGCCGAAATTGCGCTCTCCCGGTCAACTGAGAATTACCGAAAGGTCGTGGGATTATAGTGGAGCAAACGACCAGATGCATGCACAGCTATTCGCTTCGCGGCATCGTAACGGCGGAAATTCGGCTATTGGGTCAAATCTGAGTGCCTGTCTTCAGGCGAGAGGATGTTCAGTACGATGGCGGCCGCGGTAGCACTTGTGGGCGCGACCAGAAGCCACAACCACGGCGCCACAGGCGGCCTCGCTACGAGCAAGTGCCCCGTGCGAACGCACAGAATGACGGAATAGGTCGCCCACACCGCCGGGTACCCCACTACGGTGACCACCGGCACCGCCAGCCAGCGGCTACGCCTGCGCTTCCGCCACCAGTGGCCACCACCAGTGGTGGCATCCGGTCCCCGGCAATTTTGCGTTCGCATCCTTGCGTACCTGTCCCATCTGCGCTCCGATCAACGCGCTAAAGGTTACCGCGGCCTTCATCAAGCCACGCTAAAGACGGCGGCGCCTCTATTCGGATAAGGCCGTTGTACGGCCACGGACCGGGCCCGAAGGGGGACGGTTCGGGGACTGGGTCGGTGGTGAAGCGATCCCAGGGCACATCTCCGACGAGTAAGCCTACGACCGGGCCGCCGACCGCTCCGGCGGGTCCGAGGGGCGAGAACGCGACGCCGCCTAGCCGGGCCATGCCTGTTTCGAACGCGCCCTTCCAGTCGATCTCGTGTCCGCCCGGGTCCACGTAGTCGTTCGGCTCGCCCCCGCAATACGCGTACGGTATCTGGTCCAGCATGCTGTCGCGGCTGGCGAACCGCCCAACCTGCGGGTCGTAGTAGCGTACTCCACCATGCTGCAGCCCCGCGTCCCCGTCGCTCTGGTACGCCCAGCCGCCCGCGAAGTTGTACGGACTGCTGGTGCTGCCGCTGCTCGCGATCGTGTTGCCAAAGGCATCGAAGTCCTGCGTCGCCGTGGCTGTGCCGGAACTGTTGGTTTCGGCGCGGGCTGAGCCAAGCCATCGAATGCCGGGTACTCGCCGTTACGCCGGCGCAGATCGTTACCGACGGTGTACGCGGCAGTAAAGGCGCTTCCCTGCGTCTCCGTCACCGGCGCGCCGCCGGCATACTGCGTGGAGGTCGTGGCGCCCGACGCCGTGCGGCTCACGCGGAGGCCCAGGGCGTCATAGCCGAATCCGGTCACAGCCGTACCCTGCGCGATCGACTTGAGCTGGCCGTCGTTATCCATTGTGAAGATGGTTGAGGTGTTTCCCACCGTTTCGCCGGTGCGGTTTCCTACCGGATCCGCCGTATACGAAATGGAGTACGGATTCGAGCCAGTCCGCGTTTCTGAACGTCAGGGACCGATGCTCGACCCCACATTTACGGGTGGCTGCGGCAACTGTGCGGTCGGCGCGCTGGCACGCACGAGGTCGTCTGATCCTCCAAGGTCGACACCGCCGGGGCGCAGCATCTCGGTGTCGTGTCCTGCTGAAGTAACGGTAACCGCGCGAACGCTCTGGTGCGCCAGTTGGGCGGCGGCGGCCGCCTCGGCCAGTATAGCGTCAGCGCCGCTGATTGCCGTAGCAAGGTCGGGCACGTCGCGCTCCTGTCCACCGGCGGCGCGTCGTCCGAGTTGGCGCCGTGCCCGTGCCAGCTCCGCCGGGCTCCCGCCTAGCGACAGCGCGCGGGCCGCCGCTGCCACCACCGAGCTGTCATGCGCCCCGAGGAGGCGGCGGATCACGTCCGGATAGCGAACAACGAATTCCGCGCACTGCTCTGCTTCCATGGGGATCAATTGTCGCGAAACTGCGAGGAGCGCCGGTGCCGCAAGCCTCGAGCGGGGCCTTGTTTGCCTGGCGATAGCCGCGAGCCCGAACGGATCGGACGTCTTAGCGAACAACATGGCGATTTGGCGCTGTGCCCGCAGCCCGGCTGCTACGCCAGCAGCCAGGTCCGCGATGCAAAGGCACGGCTCCCCAAAACACACTCGTGCCAGCCAAGCGCGGCCGGGCAACTGCATCGCAAACCCAACGAGGCCGGCAATGAGGCCTCCGCCGAGTGCGCGGATAAACAGCACGCACTGGATGCGAAACAACTCTCGCTTCGTCTCGTTCTCCATGGCAGCTATTGGTTCTTGTACTACTGGGGCACTGGCATGGTCCAGCCCGGCTTCGGTTTGATGTCCGGGTAGAGGTCGCGGTTTTGCTCGTACTCCATTTCCGCTGAGAAGCGATGATCGCCGCCGTCTGGAAACGGCATGCCGACTCGCCGAGCCCTCTGCTCTTGCCCAATCTCCGCGATACCCTTCCAGATATCAACGATGCCGACGATGATAAGCGCGACACCCGCGGCGGGCAGGCACACCCCACCTGCGCCGATCAATCCGAGGCCGCCGCTCACAAGGAGGATATCGCCGAGCCATATGGGCGCACGCCCGCTCGGATCGACGCCATCTGTTGGCTCGCCCCCGCAATACGCGTACGGTATCTGGTCGAGCATGCTGTCGCGGCTGGCGAACCTCCCAACCTGCGGGTCGTAGTAGCGTGCCCCGACGTGCTGCAGCCCAGCGTCGCCGTCGCTCTGGTAAGCCCAGTCGCCGGCGAAGTTGTATGGACTGGAAGTCGAGCCACTGCTCGCGATCGTGTTGCCAAACGCATCGAAGTCCTGCGTCGCGGTGGCTGTGCGGGAGCTGTTCGTTTCGGCGCGCACGGAACCCAGCGCGTCGAAGGCCGGATATTCGCCGTTGCGGCGCAGCAGGTCGTTGCCGACGGTGTACGCGGCGGTGAAGCTCGAACCCTGCGTCTCCGTCACTGGCGCGCCGCCGGCGTACTGCGTGGAGGTGGTGGTGCCCAAAGCGGTGCGGCTCACGCGGCGGCCCAGAGCGTCATAGCCGAAACCGGTCACCGCCGTACCCTGCGTGATCGACTTGAGCTGGCCGTCGTAGTCGGTCATATGACTGGTATTGCAGTCATGTTCGCATTTTACCACGTTGTTACTGACGTCTGCAGACGTTGGTCCGCGCCGCGATAGACTGGCTCCGGAAGTGTGGCCGGAACCATCGCAGACGCGGCACAATCAGGAGCAGATTCCTTGGCGTCGCTCCGGCTGACGGCTGGGCGGCTGGGTGACCGAGCGTAACGCCGTCGCTGTCGCAACGCAAACGCCGCTGCACACCGCTTCCTGAACCAGAAACGTGTGCGCAGCGGGTCGCGACGGATGCGGATAGCTGGCCGTTGGCCACGTGCATGGCTCATGACC
This window harbors:
- a CDS encoding transposase; translation: MVNLEESMNIKDMHRQGYSIRMIAQLTCDARNTVNRKLKVKEPTLFCGPAPRIDPHKAYIRARFTECGLSAVRLLEEIGRMGYTGAVDRFRRFVRTSLCVHIE
- a CDS encoding RHS repeat-associated core domain-containing protein, whose product is MRWLGSARAETNSSGTATATQDFDAFGNTIASSGSTSSPYNFAGGWAYQSDGDAGLQHGGVRYYDPQVGRFASRDSMLDQIPYAYCGGEPNDYVDPGGHEIDWKGAFETGMARLGGVAFSPLGPAGAVGGPVVGLLVGDVPWDRFTTDPVPEPSPFGPGPWPYNGLIRIEAPPSLAWLDEGRGNL